A window from Equus caballus isolate H_3958 breed thoroughbred chromosome 8, TB-T2T, whole genome shotgun sequence encodes these proteins:
- the LOC100054251 gene encoding cationic amino acid transporter 4 isoform X2, translating to MAWGLPSTASLARFCQKLNRLKTLEEPTTETSLRRHLTTLDLTLQGVGGMVGLGLYILTGTVAKWMAGPAVLVSFSVAAVASLLTALCYAEFVVRVPCRGSSYLFTYVFTGELWAFLVGWIVLIQWLIGVAAMARVWSSYLDVIFSYRIRSFTEAHVGIWQVPFLARYPDFLAAGIILLFLAFVSCGGRVSSWVNHIFSAISLIVILFIIILGFVLAHPHNWSAEEGGFAPFGFSGIMTGAATCFYAFAGFGAIAASSVEAQNPKRTVPMALAISVGVVAGAYILVSTVLTLMVPWHNLDPDSALADAFHQQGHSWAAFIVVAGAICAIITLLLNILLFVPRMVCAMSADGLFFQVFACVHPRTQVPVAGILVFGVLMAFLALLLDLEALVQFLSIGIMLELTVLTTSIIILRFRKSPPSSSQGPGSPVGTEQASAPEPGQLRPALRPYLRFLGGCRPGAAVAWSLSVLVASAITLDCVLVFGDSALHLPPWGYTLLLLLSSATFLLSLLVLGAHQQQHRQDTFQVPMVPLTPALSILLNVFLMLHLSYVTWLGFSIWLLIGLVVYFGYGIRHSKENQQERPRLMATHSSLKMVPALQPPSQAPAQEPGHMEEPTSP from the exons ATGGCCTGGGGGCTGCCCAGCACCGCCAGCCTGGCGCGCTTCTGCCAGAAACTGAACCGGCTGAAGACACTGGAGGAGCCCACCACGGAGACGTCGCTGAGGCGCCACCTGACTACACTGGACCTTACCCTTCAAGGTGTGGGTGGAATGGTTGGCTTAGGCCTCTACATCCTCACAGGCACTGTGGCCAAGTGGATGGCTGGCCCTGCAGTGCTTGTGTCCTTCAGCGTGGCTGCCGTGGCCTCCCTGCTCACAGCCCTATGCTATGCAGAGTTTGTAGTGCGTGTGCCCTGCAGGGGCTCTTCCTACCTGTTCACCTATGTGTTCACGGGCGAGCTGTGGGCCTTCCTCGTTGGCTGGATCGTGCTCATCCAGTGGCTCATTGGTGTAGCTGCCATGGCCCGCGTCTGGAGCAGCTACCTGGACGTCATCTTTAGCTACCGCATCCGCAGCTTCACCGAGGCCCATGTGGGCATCTGGCAGGTGCCCTTTCTGGCCCGGTACCCAGACTTCTTGGCTGCTGGCATCATACTTTTGTTCTTGGCTTTCGTCTCCTGTGGAGGTCGTGTCTCTTCCTGGGTCAACCACATCTTCTCCGCCATCAGTCTCATTGTCATCCTCTTCATCATCATCCTGGGGTTTGTCCTGGCCCACCCACACAACTGGAGTGCTGAGGAGGGCGGCTTTGCACCCTTCGGCTTCTCCGGCATCATGACTGGCGCCGCCACCTGCTTCTATGCCTTTGCAGGCTTTGGTGCCATTGCTGCCTCCAGTGTTGAGGCCCAGAACCCAAAGCGAACAGTGCCTATGGCCCTTGCCATCTCAGTTGGTGTAGTGGCTGGCGCCTACATCCTCGTCTCCACAGTCCTCACACTCATGGTGCCCTGGCACAACCTGGACCCTGACTCAGCACTCGCTGATGCCTTCCATCAGCAGGGCCATAGCTGGGCAGCCTTCATCGTGGTGGCTGGTGCAATCTGTG CCATAATCACTCTCCTGCTCAACATCCTCTTGTTCGTGCCACGCATGGTCTGTGCCATGTCTGCCGACGGGCTCTTCTTCCAGGTGTTTGCCTGCGTGCACCCCCGGACTCAAGTGCCTGTGGCGGGCATCCTGGTATTTGGGGTCCTCATGGCTTTCCTGGCACTGCTGCTGGACCTCGAGGCACTGGTCCAGTTCCTGTCCATCGGAATAATGCTGGAACTCACTGTCCTGACCACCAGCATTATCATTCTACGCTTCCGAAAGTCCCCTCCATCCAGTTCTCAGGGCCCAGGCAGCCCTGTGGGCACTGAGCAGGCCTCAGCCCCTGAGCCCGGGCAGCTGCGACCAGCCCTGAGGCCCTACCTCCGCTTCCTGGGTGGGTGCAGACCTGGAGCCGCTGTGGCTTGGTCCCTCAGTGTCCTGGTGGCCTCGGCCATCACCCTGGACTGCGTGCTGGTCTTTGGGGACTCGGCCCTGCACCTCCCACCGTGGGGCTAcaccctgctgctcctgctcagcTCCGCCACGTTTCTGCTCAGTCTCCTCGTCCTGGGGGCCCACCAGCAGCAGCACCGGCAGGACACCTTTCAG GTTCCCATGGTGCCCCTGACTCCCGCCCTGAGCATCCTCCTCAACGTCTTCCTCATGCTGCACCTGAGCTATGTGACCTGGCTGGGCTTCTCCATCTGGTTGTTGATCG GACTCGTGGTGTATTTTGGCTACGGCATCAGGCACAGCAAGGAGAACCAGCAGGAGCGGCCCAGGTTGATGGCCACACACAGCAGCCTGAAGATGGTGCCAGCCCTGCAGCCCCCCAGCCAGGCACCGGCCCAAGAGCCTGGCCACATGGAGGAGCCAACCAGTCCATGA
- the LOC138925463 gene encoding P2X purinoceptor 6-like, with the protein MVHRGPVGIGGLEFVLCFQGIKTGQCVIFNGTHRTCEIWDWCQVENDTVPVKPVLVQAENFTLFIKITVTFSKFNSPSEHSGSSALETWDATYFKHCLYDPCFSPYCPVFHIGDLVAMAGGVFEDLALQAPP; encoded by the exons ATGGTGCACAGAG GCCCTGTGGGGATTGGAGGCCTGGAGTTTGTCTTGTGTTTTCAAGGCATCAAAACGGGCCAATGTGTGATATTCAATGGGACCCACAGGACCTGTGAGATCTGGGACTGGTGCCAGGTGGAGAATGACACTGTGCCTGT GAAGCCCGTGCTGGTCCAGGCTGAGAACTTCACCCTGTTCATCAAAATCACTGTCACCTTCAGCAAGTTCAACTCACCAAGTGAACATAGTGG GTCCAGTGCCTTGGAGACCTGGGATGCCACCTATTTCAAGCACTGCCTCTACGACCCATGCTTCAGCCCCTACTGCCCTGTGTTCCACATCGGGGACCTTGTGGCCATGGCTGGTGGGGTCTTTGAGGACCTGGCATTGCA Agctcctccctga
- the LOC100054251 gene encoding cationic amino acid transporter 4 isoform X1: MLIATSRRPEAQWRPQCLRRATLWTPQYSLQGTRLGLCWRTEQALGQRCQQLTWCSSQLPTMAWGLPSTASLARFCQKLNRLKTLEEPTTETSLRRHLTTLDLTLQGVGGMVGLGLYILTGTVAKWMAGPAVLVSFSVAAVASLLTALCYAEFVVRVPCRGSSYLFTYVFTGELWAFLVGWIVLIQWLIGVAAMARVWSSYLDVIFSYRIRSFTEAHVGIWQVPFLARYPDFLAAGIILLFLAFVSCGGRVSSWVNHIFSAISLIVILFIIILGFVLAHPHNWSAEEGGFAPFGFSGIMTGAATCFYAFAGFGAIAASSVEAQNPKRTVPMALAISVGVVAGAYILVSTVLTLMVPWHNLDPDSALADAFHQQGHSWAAFIVVAGAICAIITLLLNILLFVPRMVCAMSADGLFFQVFACVHPRTQVPVAGILVFGVLMAFLALLLDLEALVQFLSIGIMLELTVLTTSIIILRFRKSPPSSSQGPGSPVGTEQASAPEPGQLRPALRPYLRFLGGCRPGAAVAWSLSVLVASAITLDCVLVFGDSALHLPPWGYTLLLLLSSATFLLSLLVLGAHQQQHRQDTFQVPMVPLTPALSILLNVFLMLHLSYVTWLGFSIWLLIGLVVYFGYGIRHSKENQQERPRLMATHSSLKMVPALQPPSQAPAQEPGHMEEPTSP; the protein is encoded by the exons ATGTTGATAGCAACATCTCGGCGCCCGGAAGCCCAGTGGCGGCCTCAGTGCTTGAGGCGTGCGACGCTGTGGACCCCACAG TATTCTTTGCAGGGGACGAGACTCGGGTTATGCTGGAGGACGGAACAAGCCCTGGGGCAAAG GTGCCAGCAGCTGACTTGGTGCTCATCTCAGCTGCCCACCATGGCCTGGGGGCTGCCCAGCACCGCCAGCCTGGCGCGCTTCTGCCAGAAACTGAACCGGCTGAAGACACTGGAGGAGCCCACCACGGAGACGTCGCTGAGGCGCCACCTGACTACACTGGACCTTACCCTTCAAGGTGTGGGTGGAATGGTTGGCTTAGGCCTCTACATCCTCACAGGCACTGTGGCCAAGTGGATGGCTGGCCCTGCAGTGCTTGTGTCCTTCAGCGTGGCTGCCGTGGCCTCCCTGCTCACAGCCCTATGCTATGCAGAGTTTGTAGTGCGTGTGCCCTGCAGGGGCTCTTCCTACCTGTTCACCTATGTGTTCACGGGCGAGCTGTGGGCCTTCCTCGTTGGCTGGATCGTGCTCATCCAGTGGCTCATTGGTGTAGCTGCCATGGCCCGCGTCTGGAGCAGCTACCTGGACGTCATCTTTAGCTACCGCATCCGCAGCTTCACCGAGGCCCATGTGGGCATCTGGCAGGTGCCCTTTCTGGCCCGGTACCCAGACTTCTTGGCTGCTGGCATCATACTTTTGTTCTTGGCTTTCGTCTCCTGTGGAGGTCGTGTCTCTTCCTGGGTCAACCACATCTTCTCCGCCATCAGTCTCATTGTCATCCTCTTCATCATCATCCTGGGGTTTGTCCTGGCCCACCCACACAACTGGAGTGCTGAGGAGGGCGGCTTTGCACCCTTCGGCTTCTCCGGCATCATGACTGGCGCCGCCACCTGCTTCTATGCCTTTGCAGGCTTTGGTGCCATTGCTGCCTCCAGTGTTGAGGCCCAGAACCCAAAGCGAACAGTGCCTATGGCCCTTGCCATCTCAGTTGGTGTAGTGGCTGGCGCCTACATCCTCGTCTCCACAGTCCTCACACTCATGGTGCCCTGGCACAACCTGGACCCTGACTCAGCACTCGCTGATGCCTTCCATCAGCAGGGCCATAGCTGGGCAGCCTTCATCGTGGTGGCTGGTGCAATCTGTG CCATAATCACTCTCCTGCTCAACATCCTCTTGTTCGTGCCACGCATGGTCTGTGCCATGTCTGCCGACGGGCTCTTCTTCCAGGTGTTTGCCTGCGTGCACCCCCGGACTCAAGTGCCTGTGGCGGGCATCCTGGTATTTGGGGTCCTCATGGCTTTCCTGGCACTGCTGCTGGACCTCGAGGCACTGGTCCAGTTCCTGTCCATCGGAATAATGCTGGAACTCACTGTCCTGACCACCAGCATTATCATTCTACGCTTCCGAAAGTCCCCTCCATCCAGTTCTCAGGGCCCAGGCAGCCCTGTGGGCACTGAGCAGGCCTCAGCCCCTGAGCCCGGGCAGCTGCGACCAGCCCTGAGGCCCTACCTCCGCTTCCTGGGTGGGTGCAGACCTGGAGCCGCTGTGGCTTGGTCCCTCAGTGTCCTGGTGGCCTCGGCCATCACCCTGGACTGCGTGCTGGTCTTTGGGGACTCGGCCCTGCACCTCCCACCGTGGGGCTAcaccctgctgctcctgctcagcTCCGCCACGTTTCTGCTCAGTCTCCTCGTCCTGGGGGCCCACCAGCAGCAGCACCGGCAGGACACCTTTCAG GTTCCCATGGTGCCCCTGACTCCCGCCCTGAGCATCCTCCTCAACGTCTTCCTCATGCTGCACCTGAGCTATGTGACCTGGCTGGGCTTCTCCATCTGGTTGTTGATCG GACTCGTGGTGTATTTTGGCTACGGCATCAGGCACAGCAAGGAGAACCAGCAGGAGCGGCCCAGGTTGATGGCCACACACAGCAGCCTGAAGATGGTGCCAGCCCTGCAGCCCCCCAGCCAGGCACCGGCCCAAGAGCCTGGCCACATGGAGGAGCCAACCAGTCCATGA